One genomic segment of Anguilla anguilla isolate fAngAng1 chromosome 2, fAngAng1.pri, whole genome shotgun sequence includes these proteins:
- the atoh1c gene encoding neurogenin-2, whose product MPRRRSPLNPCILRQTDNAHNKYGTNIPHSDFQHRSTVQALVQTKWLDTRAQGRDRDPCAIVEVRLPGISGYIDQDASVVDRAQRRRRLAANARERRRMLGLNVAFDRLRSVIPNLESDKKLSKSETLQMAQIYISTLSELLQDRGCGPDFDRQRLKGATEQVQSTTGRAARGFTSGDTVVGPPEKFIPLDTSEPIADGKMNRTDSTGRSELKSFIDVWERPNGTK is encoded by the coding sequence ATGCCGCGTCGTAGAAGCCCGTTAAACCCATGCATTTTAAGGCAGACAGACAATGCGCATAACAAATATGGGACAAATATTCCCCATTCAGATTTTCAGCACAGATCAACTGTTCAGGCTCTCGTGCAGACGAAATGGCTGGACACGAGAGCGCAGGGCAGGGACCGTGACCCGTGCGCAATAGTTGAGGTCAGGCTTCCGGGAATAAGCGGCTACATCGACCAGGATGCGAGTGTAGTGGACAGGGCGCAGAGAAGGCGACGCTTGGCTGCAAACGccagggagaggagaaggatgCTGGGGCTAAATGTCGCGTTTGATAGGCTCAGGAGCGTCATCCCCAACCTCGAGAGCGACAAGAAGTTGTCAAAATCAGAAACGCTTCAGATGGCGCAGATATACATCTCTACGCTCAGCGAGCTCCTTCAGGACAGGGGATGCGGCCCAGACTTCGACAGACAGCGGCTGAAGGGGGCCACTGAACAAGTGCAGTCGACCACAGGGCGAGCAGCGAGGGGCTTCACATCCGGGGACACAGTGGTTGGACCACCGGAGAAGTTTATTCCTCTGGACACATCTGAGCCGATTGCAGACGGTAAAATgaacaggacagacagcacTGGCCGTTCGGAGTTAAAAAGTTTTATCGACGTCTGGGAGAGACCCAATGGCACGAAATAA